A window of the Gossypium hirsutum isolate 1008001.06 chromosome A05, Gossypium_hirsutum_v2.1, whole genome shotgun sequence genome harbors these coding sequences:
- the LOC107902518 gene encoding uncharacterized protein → MDKRDCFGLGYKLDARQKKRELEKKQERRRAQLKGNKSSGTNDLSPYIQNFRVNRYSESWFSIQAIPTPVQNSGRLKMSDERLEDTDQEMYTGDEESYGLDEIESVTPSINPRLVSTARSRGSGRGGSVSRGGRVKRSSGIVTQQSEARVPARAYVVKTGLPPNRKVEFAIEDYLVTAPISIPPYQMSSTELKELKRQLQDLLDRGFIRLSISPWEAPLRGASVFSKIDLKSGYYQLKVKENDVPKTSFRTRYDHYEFLVIPFGLTNAPAAFMDLMNRIFQLYLDQFVVVFIDDILVYLKSESEHDQHLRIDGKVIAYASRQLKQHERNYPTHDLELAAVIFALKIWRHNLYG, encoded by the exons ATGGATAAACGAGACtgttttggcttaggatacaagttAGATGCGAGGCAAAAGAAGAGAGAGCTGGAGAAGAAGCAAGAAAGGAGAAGAGCGCAACTGAAAGGGAACAAGTCAAGTGGAACCAatgacctttccccatatatccagAACTTTCGT GTTAATAGGTATTCAGAGTCTTGGTTCAGCATCCAGGCGATCCCGACTCCAGTGCAAAACTCG ggaag attaaagatgtcaGATGAAAGACTAGAAGATACCGATCAAGAAATGTATACTGGTGATGAAGAGTCATATGGACTAGATGAAATTGAGTCAGTAACACCTAGCATAAATCCT AGATTAGTATCTACAGCTAGAAGCAGGGGATCTGGTAGAGGTGGTTCGGTTTCTAGAGGAGGTAGAGTTAAGAGAAGCAGTGGCATTGTTACCCAGCAATCTGAAGCCAGGGTACCAGCCAGAGCTTATGTGGTCAAaact GGTTTACCGCCAAATAGGAAAGTCGAGTTCGCTATTGAGGATTATCTAGTCACAGCACCAATCTCTATACCTCCATATCAGATGTCATCTACAGAGTTAAAAGAGCTGAAGAGACAGTTGCAAGACTTATTAGACCGTGGTTTTATTCGACTGAGCATATCACCGTGGGAAGCTCCg ttgagaggagcttctgtattctCTAAGATTGACTTAAAGTCAGGTTATTATCAGCTGAAGGTAAAAGAAAATGATGTACCGAAGACAAGTTTTCGTACGAGGTATgaccactatgagtttttagtaattccattcgggttgacaaatgcccCAGCCGcttttatggatctcatgaatcgtatCTTTCAGCTGTATTTAGACCAGTTtgtggtggtttttattgatgatatattggtttATTTGAAGTCAGAGTCAGAGCATGATCAGCATCTCAGGATT GAtggaaaagtaatagcttatgcatctcgtcaATTGAAGCAGCACGAACGtaactatccaactcatgatttggaactagCAGCTGTGATTTTTgctctgaagatttggagacataaTTTGTACGGTTAG